A stretch of the Xiphophorus couchianus chromosome 15, X_couchianus-1.0, whole genome shotgun sequence genome encodes the following:
- the LOC114159100 gene encoding deleted in malignant brain tumors 1 protein-like, protein MESQHFCFLLIAGLLSLPLLIECDKIRLVGPSRCAGRVEIYHDDVWGTVCDDHWSIANAEVVCRELNCGIVMEAKKSAFFGEGTHEIWLDDVQCNGKETSITKCQHKPFGINNCGHSEDAGVVCSEHIRILNGTSRCNGRVELFQDGQWKRVCSSDWGKEEADVVCREISCGSPVVQAATQYFGEGQGLHGVKANCVGNETSISSCVMQDFRETCIDATISCMNSKPIRLINGTSRCSGRVEVYYEGQWGTVCDDKWGMQEAAVTCREMNCGNALAVKYKAFYGKGQDQVWLDDIDCTGDEKSLSNCPHRGFGEHDCDHHEDAGVVCSENVRLINGTDSCSGRVEVFYNGRWGKICSNSWGGTEATVLCKELSCGSPKKNQDVFTFGDSPLAGLISRCSGNVSSISQCVVDEHIGKCEGVSIACAGNPPIRLVNGTDRCSGRVEVLHDGQWGTVCDDEWDIRDAQVVCRALDCGSAQTAKTAAYFGQGQGDIWLDDMNCIGNESSLLHCYRPPFGENNCGHGEDAGVICSANLRLINGTDTCSGRVEIYNGGHWSSVYNVNFGMNEAAVVCRDMNCGDAVKATGSFGQSVDLRGLKMSCSGTERSVTQCTLREYTRNRSDRIQEASVQCSGNVKLSDGPHRCAGRVEFFDKGQWGTVCGESWDINDATVVCRQLNCERAHKITKMTEYGLGVGQTWIEQIECSGRESTLSQCPQRPYRDRTCNTTAKAGVICTGSLEVRLAKGKDECSGRVEVRHAETWQTVCDAGWTESKAEVVCQLLECGHTLNAPGGASFGQGNGTVVEASDSCFGNMTSLQKCSVNGFRRSTCGHEHDAGAVCAAQLRLVGGSGQCSGRVEIFYKGQWGTVCDDDWQMSNADVVCRQIGCGHAVSAPTSAHFGRGSGPIWLDNVECTGQEVALAHCQHRGFGENNCGHGEDAGVICLGDLQKPQISLSPSAEVIWGDKMEITCTVATEHLGGTFVLKNTQGSFSKEKFSDHEAATFVFPQADFNLNGSYFCEYHKKLADQIIYYPQGNTADISVNVKLGIPSISLTSAHQMVIYSPVKLSITKGSEFSITCAIHSRFPGGIFYLSNYNKNISEAKPAFGHNIFYMAYFEFPEIDFKDQGDYACVYAVNISSIPFCSSPSKTLQLTVLATTSASVAAVVVGVLLILLVLLVIGFFVWRKKWRGAVIMVQFNNRLEPKKQELDDRGNGALDERERTNQLYDRGQHDSMKRMNNNLEFESTEEKVPEDLVGRVCYESEPLVDP, encoded by the exons ATGGAAAGTcagcatttttgtttccttttaattgcag GTCTGCTGAGCTTACCTCTACTTATAG AATGTGATAAAATTAGGCTTGTCGGGCCTTCACGTTGCGCTGGCAGAGTGGAGATCTACCATGATGACGTCTGGGGAACCGTGTGTGATGATCACTGGAGCATTGCTAATGCTGAGGTGGTGTGCCGAGAGTTAAATTGTGGCATTGTTATGGAGGCCAAGAAAAGTGCGTTCTTTGGCGAAGGCACACATGAGATCTGGTTGGATGATGTGCAGTGTAATGGGAAAGAGACCTCCATTACCAAGTGCCAGCACAAGCCTTTTGGGATTAATAATTGTGGGCATAGTGAAGATGCTGGAGTTGTATGCTCTG AACATATTCGGATTCTCAACGGAACCAGTCGTTGCAATGGCAGAGTGGAGCTCTTCCAAGATGGCCAGTGGAAGCGAGTGTGCAGCAGTGACTGGGGTAAGGAAGAAGCAGACGTGGTGTGCCGGGAGATCAGCTGTGGCTCGCCTGTTGTTCAGGCTGCAACACAATACTTTGGAGAGGGTCAGGGGCTGCATGGTGTCAAAGCTAACTGTGTTGGGAACGAGACCTCCATCTCCAGCTGTGTGATGCAAGACTTCAGAGAAACCTGCATTGATGCTACCATTTCCTGCATGA ACAGCAAGCCAATCCGGCTAATAAATGGGACTAGTCGATGTTCTGGTCGCGTAGAAGTGTACTATGAGGGACAATGGGGAACCGTTTGTGATGACAAATGGGGCATGCAGGAAGCAGCTGTAACATGCCGAGAGATGAACTGTGGGAATGCTCTCGCTGTCAAGTACAAGGCCTTCTATGGAAAAGGACAGGACCAGGTCTGGTTGGATGATATTGACTGTACCGGTGACGAGAAGTCCCTGTCTAACTGCCCACATAGAGGTTTTGGAGAGCATGACTGTGACCACCATGAAGATGCTGGTGTTGTTTGCTCAG AGAATGTGAGACTGATTAATGGAACTGACAGCTGCTCTGGCAGAGTAGAGGTCTTCTACAATGGTCGATGGGGAAAGATCTGCAGTAACAGTTGGGGTGGGACAGAGGCTACAGTACTCTGTAAAGAACTCAGTTGTGGAAGTCCAAAGAAAAACCAAGACGTCTTCACTTTTGGTGACAGCCCACTGGCAGGGCTAATAAGTAGATGCTCTGGTAACGTGAGCTCCATCAGTCAGTGTGTGGTGGACGAACATATCGGGAAATGTGAAGGTGTTTCTATTGCATGTGCAG GTAATCCTCCAATTAGGCTTGTTAATGGCACTGACCGATGCTCAGGTAGAGTGGAGGTTCTGCATGATGGCCAGTGGGGAACAGTGTGCGATGACGAGTGGGACATCAGAGATGCTCAGGTGGTGTGCAGGGCCTTGGACTGTGGATCTGCTCAGACAGCCAAAACTGCAGCCTACTTTGGTCAAGGCCAGGGAGACATCTGGCTAGATGACATGAACTGCATCGGCAATGAATCATCTCTTTTGCATTGCTATCGACCTCCTTTTGGAGAAAACAACTGTGGCCATGGGGAAGATGCTGGGGTGATTTGTTCAG CTAACCTTAGGCTGATAAATGGCACTGACACCTGCTCTGGCAGGGTTGAAATCTACAATGGGGGCCACTGGTCATCAGTATACAATGTCAACTTTGGTATGAATGAAGCTGCAGTGGTGTGCAGAGATATGAATTGTGGAGATGCTGTCAAGGCCACCGGATCATTTGGGCAAAGTGTAGACCTCAGAGGCTTAAAGATGAGTTGTAGTGGTACAGAGCGCTCCGTCACTCAATGCACGCTGAGAGAGTACACCAGAAACAGAAGTGATCGTATTCAAGAGGCATCAGTCCAATGTTCTG GAAATGTGAAGTTATCTGATGGGCCCCATCGTTGTGCTGGAAGAGTGGAGTTTTTTGATAAAGGCCAGTGGGGGACTGTGTGTGGGGAATCCTGGGACATTAATGATGCAACGGTTGTGTGCAGACAGCTGAACTGCGAGAGGGCTCATAAGATTACCAAAATGACAGAGTATGGTCTTGGGGTGGGACAGACCTGGATTGAACAAATTGAATGCAGTGGAAGGGAGTCTACTCTTTCCCAGTGCCCACAAAGACCATATAGAGACAGAACATGCAACACAACTGCTAAAGCTGGTGTGATTTGCACAG GGAGCTTAGAGGTCCGGTTGGCTAAAGGCAAGGACGAGTGCTCTGGAAGGGTTGAGGTCCGTCATGCTGAAACATGGCAAACGGTTTGTGATGCAGGCTGGACGGAAAGTAAAGCCGAGGTGGTATGCCAGTTGCTGGAGTGTGGCCATACTTTGAACGCTCCTGGTGGTGCTTCCTTTGGTCAAGGCAATGGAACTGTAGTGGAGGCGAGTGATTCATGTTTCGGCAACATGACTTCTCTTCAAAAATGCTCAGTAAATGGCTTTCGTAGATCAACATGTGGACATGAACATGATGCTGGGGCTGTGTGTGCAG CCCAGCTGCGGTTGGTTGGTGGCTCAGGCCAGTGCTCTGGCAGAGTGGAGATCTTCTACAAAGGCCAATGGGGTACCGTGTGCGATGATGACTGGCAAATGAGCAATGCTGATGTGGTGTGCAGACAGATTGGTTGTGGTCATGCGGTCTCGGCCCCCACCAGTGCACATTTTGGTAGAGGCTCCGGTCCAATATGGTTGGACAATGTGGAGTGCACAGGCCAAGAGGTTGCACTTGCACACTGTCAACACCGTGGTTTTGGAGAAAATAACTGTGGGCATGGTGAAGATGCTGGTGTCATCTGTTTAG GTGATCTACAAAAGCCCCAGATTTCTTTGAGTCCTTCTGCAGAGGTAATCTGGGGTGATAAAATGGAAATCACATGCACCGTGGCAACAGAACACTTGGGTGGGACATTTGTGCTAAAAAACACTCAAGGGTCATTTTCTAAGGAAAAATTCTCAGACCATGAGGCGGCAACCTTTGTCTTCCCTCAAGCAGATTTCAACCTAAATGGGTCATACTTCTGTGAATATCATAAGAAACTGGCagatcaaattatttattatccTCAAGGAAATACAGCCGATATCTCTGTTAATG TAAAGTTAGGGATACCCAGCATCTCTCTAACATCTGCTCATCAGATGGTGATCTACAGTCCTGTTAAACTATCCATCACCAAAGGAAGTGAATTCTCCATAACTTGCGCGATTCATTCCAGGTTTCCTGGTGGCATCTTCTACCTGAGCAATTATAACAAAAATATCTCCGAGGCCAAACCAGCATTCGGACACAACATTTTCTACATGGCGTACTTTGAATTCCCAGAAATAGATTTTAAAGACCAAGGAGACTATGCTTGTGTCTACGCTGTTAACATCTCATCAATTCCCTTCTGTTCCTCTCCCTCCAAGACACTCCAACTCACTGTACTCG CAACCACCTCTGCATCAGTCGCTGCAGTTGTTGTGGGTGTGTTATTGATACTTCTTGTCTTGTTGGTCATTGGTTTCTTTGTGTGGAGAAAGAAATGGCGAGGCGCTG TCATCATGGTTCAGTTTAACAACAGGTTAGAACCCAAAAAGCAAGAGCTGGACGACAGAGGCAACGGGGCACTCGATGAAAG GGAACGTACCAACCAGTTGTATGATAGAGGACAACACGACAGCATGAAAAGAATGAACAACAATCTTGAGTTTGAGAGCACTGAGGAAAAAGTCCCAGAAGATTTGGTAGGAAGAGTCTGTTACGAAAGTGAACCACTGGTTGATCCTTAA
- the rps12 gene encoding small ribosomal subunit protein eS12, protein MAEEGTAAGGVMDVNTALPEVLKTALIHDGLARGIREAAKALDKRQAHLCVLAANCDEPMYVKLVEALCAEHQINLIKVDDNKKLGEWVGLCKIDREGKPRKVVGCSCVVVKDYGKESQAKDVIEEYFKSKK, encoded by the exons ATGGCCGAGGAAGG CACTGCTGCCGGAGGTGTGATGGATGTCAACACCGCTCTCCCTGAAGTGCTGAAGACCGCACTTATCCACGACGGCCTTGCACGTGGAATCCGTGAGGCTGCCAAGGCTCTGGACAA ACGTCAGGCCCATCTCTGCGTCCTGGCTGCCAACTGTGACGAGCCCATGTACGTCAAGCTGGTGGAGGCTCTGTGCGCCGAACATCAGATCAACCTGATCAAG GTTGACGACAACAAAAAGCTCGGTGAGTGGGTCGGACTTTGCAAGATCGACCGCGAAGGAAAACCCCGCAAGGTGGTGGGCTGCAGCTGCGTTGTCGTCAAG GATTATGGCAAAGAGTCTCAAGCCAAGGATGTGATTGAAGAATACTTCAAATCCAAGAAATGa